GATCGCCCTGCACGACGCTTCGAACATTGCTGCGGTAATCGTCGAGCCGATGTCCGGCTCCGCCGGCGTCATCGTGCCGCCAAAAGGGTACCTGGACCGGCTCCGCCAGATTTGCACCGAGCACGATATCCTCTTGATCTTCGATGAAGTAATCACCGCCTTCGGGCGCAGCGGCGCGCGTACCGGCGCCGAGGCGTTTGGCGTCACGCCGGACATCATGAACGTGGCCAAGCAGGTGACCAACGGCGCGGTGCCCATGGGGGCGGTGATCGCAAGCAGCGAGATCTTCGATACCTTCATGCACGGCGGTGGCCCGGCTCATGCCATCGAGTTCCCTCACGGCTACACCTACAGTGCCCACCCGGTAGCCTGCGCGGCGGGGCTGGCCTCGCTCGAAATGCTCGAGCGCGAGGACTTCCCCGCTCAGGTGCGCGGAATCGCCGCTGCCTTCGAGGAAAAACTGCACGCGCTGAAGGGCCGGCCTCATGTGGTGGATATTCGCAACTACGGGCTCGCCGGGGCCATTCAGCTCGCCCCACGCGCGGGCGACCCGACCATTCGCCCGCGCGACGCCCACCTGGCGCTGTGGGAGGCGGGCTTCTACGTACGCTTTGGCGGCGACACGCTGCAGTTCGGTCCGCCTTTCGGCACCACCGAGGCCGAACTCGAGCGGCTCTTTGACGCCGTCGCCACCACCCTGGACGCTCTGGCTTAACCAATTGGAGAACACACGATGGATCTAGTGGCCCACCTGATCAACGGCGAATCCGTTCAAAGCGCGACGACGCTCGACGTCACCAACCCCTCCACCGGCGAGGTGATTCGCCAAGTAGCGGAGGGTCGCCGCGAGGACGTCGAGCGCGCCATTGCCGCCGCCCAGGCGGCGTTTCCCGCCTGGCGCGATACGCCGCCGGCCAAGCGCGCCCAGGTCATGTACCGCTTCAAGCAGCTTCTGGAAGACGATGCCGAGCGCTTGGTGAGGCTTGTCAGCGAGGAGCACGGCAAGACGCCGGAAGACGCGCTGGGCGAGCTCAAGCGCGGCATCGAGAACGTCGAGTACGCCTGCGGCGTGCCGGAGCTTCTGAAGGGCGAGTACTCCCACAACGTGGGCCCGGGGATCGATGCGTGGTCGAACTTTCAGCCGCTCGGCGTGGTGGCGGGTATTACGCCGTTCAACTTCCCCGCCATGGTGCCGCTGTGGATGTATCCCATGGCGATCGCCTGCGGTAATACCTTCGTGCTCAAGCCGTCGGAAAAGGACCCGAGCGCGGCGCACGCCGTGGCGGCGCTGCTGAAGGAGGCTGGGCTTCCGGACGGCGTGATGAACGTGGTGCACGGCGGGCGCGAAGCGGTCGAAACGCTGCTCGACGCCAAGGCGGTCAAGGCGATCTCGTTTGTAGGCTCCACCCCCGTGGCCGAAGCAATCTACAGCCGCGGCACGGCGAACGGCAAGCGCGTCCAGGCACTGGGCGGGGCCAAGAACCACGCGGTAGTGTTGCCGGATGCGGACCTTGAAAACGCCGCCAACACGCTGATGGGCGCGGCGTTTGGTAGCTGCGGCGAGCGCTGCATGGCGATCTCGGTGGCGGTGTGCGTGGGCGATGAAACCGCCGACCGGCTGGTCGAGACGATGCTGCCCAAGATTCGTGATCTCAAGGTCGGCCCCGGCACCGATAAGGGCCTGGACATGGGCCCGCTGGTCACCGCCGAGCACCGTGACAAGGTGCTGAGCTACATCGCAGACGGCGTCAACGCCGGCGCCCGGCTTACCGCCGACGGTCGCGAGCTGTCAGTAAAAGGCCATGAAAACGGCTACTTCGTCGATGGCTGCCTGTTCGATCATGTCACCGCCGATATGCGCATCTACCGGGAAGAGATCTTCGGCCCGGTGCTGTGCGTGGTGCGCGTGGGAAGCCTGGACGATGCCATGGCGCTGATCAACGACCACGAGTACGGCAACGGCACGTGCCTGTTCACCCGCGACGGCGAGGCCGCCCGGCGCTTCACCGACGGCATCGAGGTCGGCATGGTCGGTGTCAACGTGCCGCTGCCGGTACCGGTGGCCTACCACAGCTTCGGCGGCTGGAAGCGCTCGCTGTTCGGCGACCTGCACGCCTATGGGCCGGATTCCGTGCGCTTCTACACCCGGCGCAAGGCGGTTTCCCAACGCTGGCCCTCGGTGTCCGAGGCGACCCGCGCCGAGTTCTCCTTCCCCGCCAACCAGAGTTGACGTCCTCCTCCAACCAGGACATCGTCTCAGCACCGCCTTCGGGCGGTGCTTTTTTTGGCCGTGTTAAAGCGCACCGAGCGCAAAACCATAGGTCATTAACGAAAATTCTAGCCAGTACAAGCTGAAAATCCGCTCAAATGGCGTAAAATGATTATAAAGCGCCATTTTTAGGAAGGAGGGTTGCATGGCTATCACCACAATGTCCGTCGAAGAACGCCGCAATATGAGTGCGTCGGTCATGCGTACCTATCCCAATATTGTCAGGGATTGGCAGCTCAAGGAGCATGACGCCGCACTGTTGCTGGGCGTGCCTGACGCGACCTATCGCCGCTGGAAGCAGGCGCCCGATAAGGCGCGTCTGGATCAGAGCCAGATGGAACGAATGTCCTTGATTCTGGGGATCTACAAAGCGCTACAGATTTTATTGCCGCGTAGTGACGCCGCTGATACCTGGCTGCGCCGTGCTAACCAGAACCCGCTTTTCTCCGGCCAGCCGCCGCTGGATCGACTGCGCAGCGGCCTGGTGTCCGATCTTTATGTGGTCCGACAGCACCTCGACGGTGCACGAGGCGCGGGGCACGCATGAGTTTTACCCGTACGGCCCTGCAGTGGCGGCCCAGTTACCGGGTGGTGCCTTCACGGTTTCCGCCCATCGATTTGTTCGAACGGGTGGCCGAGCCGGACGACTGGTCACTGCTGAACCAGTTGGAGGGAGAAACGTCCGCTCGACTGAGAGAGGAAGCCGGCGCGATTCATATGGTGCCGGCATCGGATCGACGCTACGGCCCGGGATGGACGCCCATCATGGCGGCTTTCTGCCACTTCAGCGGTCAAGGATCACGTTTTAGCAACGGAAGCTTCGGCGTCTATTACTGCGCCCGAACCGAAGCCACGGCGATTGCCGAGACGCGCTATCACATGGAACGGTTCATGAAGGACTCCAATGAGCCCCCAATGCAGCTGCAGCAGCGCGTCTACCTGTCCGATCTTCAGGGCGAACTTTTTGATCTGCGCGATAACCCGGAAGCCGCGCCCCTGTTGAATCCCGAAAGCTGGCAAGCAGGACAGGCGTTTGGTTTGCGTCTTCGAGAAGACGGCGCCGACGGCATCGTATATCCCAGCGTGAGAGAGACGGGCGGTGAATGCGCCGCGGTGTTGCGACCGCCCGTCATGTCGGCCACTCGACAGGGACGCCACTTGGGGTACGAGTGGGACGGCGAGCGGATTCGTCATGTGCTGGAATTGACGTGGGTGAATTGAAAAATCAACATCTTGTTTTGAACCTGCCGGGGCTGCGAACAGCGCCCAGGCGTTTTTCACCGTTTCGTGTCAGAGGGCAGAGCCGCGCGTGCCAAGAACCCAGGAAGAGATTCGTCAGACCAACGTAAAGAACATCCTTCAGGCCGCCGAGCGCTTGTTTGCCGAAAAAGGCTACGCCGGTGCCTCGATGGGTGAAATCGCCGCGCTAGCCGGGCTGCCCAAATCCAACGTGCACTACTACTTTTCGACCAAAAAGGCGCTCTACCAGGAAGTGCTGCTGGCGCTGCTGGAGCTCTGGAAGCAGGATGCGCTGTGCTTCGAGCTCTATGACGACCCCCGCGTGGTGCTTTCCACCTACATTCGCGCCAAGATGAACCACTCGCGCTACCGCGCCCACGGCTCAAAAATATGGGCCATGGAGGTCATGCAGGGCGCGCCCATTCTCGGTAAGCGCCTGCGCGAGAACCTCTTCGATTGGGCCAAGCTGAAAGAGGCCAGGATCAGCGAGTGGGTGAAAACGAAGCAAATCGCCCCGGTGGAGCCGTCGCATCTGCTTTACATGATCTGGGCCTCGACCCAGCACTACGCCGATTTCGACTACCAGATCGGCCTGCTCAACGGCGACCAGCCGCTCGATGACCTGCAGTTCGAAAAGGCGGTACAGACGGTCACCTCGGTGATTTTGCGCGGGATTGGGTTGACGAGCTGAGCCACTCGAATCAAAAGAAGGTGATCGGCATACACGACGAAGGTATGGCATTCATGGAGGGTCAACAGGCTAACCCTTGAATCTTATAATTGAGAAAAACGCTATCATTAATGTCTGTAAGCTGTTTATTGTTATAGGTAAAAATAAAAGATTAGAACAACGGTGTCGGTGATGACTTTTCCAGGGTTCGCTAAAACATGGATTGAATAGCGGCCAGTATTGCTAATAGAGGAATAACGAGTGTTTCTAGCATTGAACGATAGCGAGCATGGCGAGCGAGCCGAAAAGGGAGGGCTATCCAGCGTGGCCTATGAAGCTATCATGCGCATGATTCTCGCGCGCGAACTCTCGGGTGGCGATATCATCCAGGAAAGGCGCTTGGCGGATGAATTGGATATGTCACGTACGCCTGTACGCGAGGCTTTACGACGACTGGAAGCGGAAGGATGGCTGGTAAGGCTAAATGCGCGCACGATTGGCGTTAAAAAGATCGCTATCAATGAATATGTTGCAGCGCTGCAGGTTAGAGAGCTATTGGAACCCGAAGCAGCGTCCCTGGCGGCGACCAAATGCGGTACACCCATGATCAACGAGTGGGCGAAAAAGCTCGATGCTATCAGGTACTCGAAACAGGCCGGCCTCAAGCAGCAATGGGAGTTCGACCAAACACTTCACATGGGAATTGCGCAGGCAACGGGCAACGAGGTGTTGTTCAAAATCATATCGGAACTCAGGAAAACGACGCAGATTTTCGAGAACCAGACCCTGCCCGCTCGTTCTTTTCCTGGCTACGATGCTCACTTGGCGATCATTGAGGCCATCGTGACGGGTGATTCTGATAAAGCACGACAAGCGATGCGGCTCCATTTGCGTGAAACCAGGAAGAATATATTCGAAGCAATCTAATTTTAATTTATCATTAAGGCTCGAATTTGGTGCGTTATACTTTTGGTTAGTAAGCCGCTGAGCTACCCAATTCAAAGCCTTGTAAGACTAAGTAACTTTCTGATCGTTAACTAAACGTGCTTGTGCACAAAATCTGTGCAAATTAATTTTGAAGGCCACTTTTTGATGCAAGAGAGTGAGTGTCTCTTGTGATAAGAGATAGTTGACAGCTGGTATACCACTGGTCTACAAATACATAATAACTTCAAACAGGAACAACTATGAAAAACTCTATGGCGTTTGGAATTGCTTTGTTTACTGCGACTTGCTCAACGTTTTCTTGGGCTGAAACATTGACACTAACGGCGGGTCATTCGGCCAACCTCAGTGAGCCCTATCAGAAAGGGTTGGAGAAGTTCGCCGAGGTTGTCGAGCGAGAAACCAATGGTGAAGTCACGGTGCAAATATTCCCCAATAACCAGTTGGGTAATGAGCGTGAAATGATTGAAGGTGTTCTCATGAACACGCTTGATATCGCTGTACCCACCAATGGTGTGCTGACTAACTTCGTCTCTGAGCTTTCGCTTTTCGATCTGCCTTTCCTGTTTGACGACCGTCAGCATATGTATGAGGTATTGGACGGTGAAGTAGGGAACCGTTTGGCTTCATCGATGCAGGAAAATGGCTTTCGTCTACTGGGTTTTTATGAGGCAGGTGTTCGCCATATCGTGACCCAGGCGCCGGTCAATAGCATCGAAGATCTGGACCGCCAGAGTATTCGGACCATGCAGATTCCGGCACATGTGGCCGCATTCAACGAGTTCGGTGCCAATGCGACGCCACTTGCCTATAGCGAACTCTATGCCGCACTGGAATCGGGCGTAGTAGATGGCGCCGAGGCGGCGTTTACCAACTATCAGGCTCAGCGCTTTTATGAAGTGGCGCCGTATCTTGCTGAAGTGAGCTGGACAACACTAGTGGCGGATCTTGTAATGTCTGAGCAGCGTTTCCAGAGTTTGCCCGAAAACGTACAGCAAGCCTTGTTGGTAGCTGGTCAAGAGTCTGCAGAGTACGAGCGCCAGGTATATGCAGACATGGACGCACGTATTCGCGAGGAGCTTTTGAGTGCGGGTGTCGAGTTCACGCAGCCCGACTTGGCACCTTTTCGCGAGAGATCTCAAGCGGTCTATGACGAGTTTGTCGATACGGACCAAAAACAAGAACTCCTGGATGAGATCGAGCAATTACGTTAACCCATAAAGGGCTATTCATGATTCGTTTGAATAGCCCTGCGTATCGGGAATTAATTATGCCTCCCTTAATGCAATGGGCAGAGCGTCTGCTCCAGTGTGTCCGGCTATTGATATCGGCGTGTGTCATCGTTTTATTTGCCTACATGGTCATTGCGATCTTAACGCTCGTGGCGGGCCGATATATTTTCGACTTTTCCATCGCAGGCGCGGCGGAATCGGCTACCTTCGCTCAGATATGGGTCATCTTTTTGGCCGCCGGACTGGCCATGCGTGAAAGGCTTCACATCGGCGTCGATATTTTATATGAAGCCCTGCCGGACATTCTCAAGCGCGTTACGGCGCTATTGATACTGGTGCTGGGAAGTTGGTTCTTGTGGTTAGCCATTTTGGGTAGTCAGCGGCTATTGCAAATCGGCCAGATGCAAACTTCTTCGGCATTGGGGATCCCCATGTGGATTCCCTATCTCTCTCTGCCTGTAGGGCTAGGCTATTTCTTCCTCGAGTTCTTGATCGCCTACTTAAAGAAAATTTTCTTCAAGACACCGATCGATAACGCAGGGAAAGATAAAAAGGGCGCCACGTCATGATAACGGTCATTTTATTATTCCTGGTGCTTTTGATCCTGGGCGCTCCCATTGTTTTTACCATGGGAGTATCCGCTAGTTTGGTGTTGATGGGAGAGGGCATTCCCAGCAGCATCATTTCACAGCGCCTATTCGCGGGGCTTGATAGTTTTACCATCATGGCAATTCCCTTTTTCGTTCTGTCTGGGCTGTTGATGGAGCGGGGCGGCATTGCTAAACGTATGATCGATTTCGCGACCGCCCTGGTGGGCTGGATTCGCGGCTCGCTACTGCTGGTCTCCGTCGTCTCTGGTACAGGCCTTGCGGCCGTCTCGGGATCAGGGTCTGCCGATACGGCCGCGACAGCGTCACTCATGCTGCCGGAAATGAGACGACGTCGTTACGATATCGATTTCGCTGCCGGATTGATGGCTGCGGCGGGCTCTCTCGGGCCGGTTATACCACCCTCCATCATGATGATCGTTCTGGCATCGGTGGGTAACGTTTCCGTAGGCGATATGTTCATCGCAGGCGTAGTGCCTGGCTTTCTAATGGCTCTCGGTTTATTGCTGGCGGGCTATTTTCATGCTCGTCGTCACGGCGGCGTTTACAGCCAAGTACAGCCTTTCTCTCTTCGCGAACTGGGTAGCACGGCGCTCAAGGCCATTCCGGCGTTTCTGATGCCATTGATCATCATCGGCGGGATCATTGGGGGCGTCTTCACTCCGACCGAAGCAGCCTCGGTGGCTGTGGCGACGGGGCTACTGGTGGGGCTTCTGATCTATCGTGAGCTCAAGCTGCGCGATTTGCCTGGACTGATATTGCGGGCCGCCAGTATCTCAGCGTCCGTGATGATGATTATCGCCGTAGCCAACATCTTTTCCTGGCTGGTAGCTCGAGAGGGGGTGCCTCAGCTACTGGTAGAGTTTCTGCAGTCCGTATCCGATAACCCTCTGATTTTTCTGGCTATGCTCAATGTCGGACTGATCTTTATCGGAATGTTCATGGAAAGCATTGCCGCGATACTGATTTTGGTACCAGTACTCATGCCGGTAGCTCAGAGCTATGGCATCGACCCACTGCATTTAGGGGTCGTCATCATCATCAACCTTTCTATCGGCATGGTCACGCCGCCGTATGGCATCACGTTATTCGTGGCCAGCAGCATCGCCCAGCGTCCGATCATGCGTGTGGCTTCAAAAATCGTTCTGCCGCTGAGCTTCATGATCGCCGTGCTCCTGCTCGTGACTTACGTGCCTTATATCGTAACCGCCTTACCTGATTTTTTTAGAACCCGTTAACGTTGAGTCGGAGATTCAAATGTCGCAGTTCGCTGGTACTTATAGTGTGCTCATCACCCCGTTCGATGACGATTTGAACGTAGATGTCGAAAGATTGCGCTCTTTTATTGATTGGCAGATCGAGCAGGGTATCCATGGCTTGATTCCTCTCGGGAGTACCGGGGAGTTCCTCTCGATGACGGATGAGGAGCGCCGCCTGGTGGCCAAGACCGTTATCGATCAGACCGCTGGTCGCGTGCCCGTACTGGTGGGCACCGGGGCGGAAAACACGAATGATGTGGTTCGTTATAGCCGCGAGGCCGAAGAGCTGGGTGCCGATGGCTTGATGATTATCCCGCCGTTCTATAGCTGCCCGACGGAAGACGAGCTTTACCATCATTACAAGCAGGTGTCGGATGCCGTTTCACTGCCGATCATGATCTACAACAACCCTAATGCGGCGAATGTGGATATGCAGCCCGAAACGGTTGCCAGACTCGCCGAGATCGAGAACGTGGCGTATATCAAGGAGTCCACGCTCGAGATAACCCGAGTGCGCGACATCCTGAGACTCTGCGGCGACAAGATTGGCGTGTTCGGCGGCGTGCTGGGCTTCGAATCCTACGTGGAAGGTGCGATCGGCTGGGTAGCGGTGGGCTCCAATGTGATGCCTGCCGAATTCGCTGACCTTTATACGGCAACGGTCGTGGAAAAGGATCTGGATCGCGCCCGAGAGGTGTATCACCGCATCCTTCCCGTTATCGATTTCGTCTTTGGCCATCGCTACGTATCGGGCACCAAAGCGTTGCTTGAGTCGATGGGTAAAAGCGTTGGTCACCCTCGCCCGCCACGGCTGCCTTCGCCCGCCGAAGACAAGGCGTGGGCGGATCGCATCGTTCGCACTCTTTCGCTGAAGTAAGGGATCGATATGGACGCGCTGGGACGAAAGGTGGTCAGGAAGGCACCAGAGGTTACCTTCACTTTCGAAGGTAAACAGCTAAGCGCTCTGAAGGGTCAGAGTCTGGCCTCGGCCCTCGTGGGTGCCGGCTATTTGTCTCAGCGCGAGGGTCGCCTGGGCGCTAAGCACGGCCACTACTGCGGTATGGGGGCGTGTTTCGAGTGCCTGGTCAACGTGGACGGGCGTCATGGCGTGCGTGCGTGCATGACACCGGTTCAGGAAGGACTGGTGGTCAAGCATCATCCCTACAAAAGCCCCCTTGTTTACGAGCCAGCCGAGCCGGCACCGTTCAAAACCTCGCACGAGCGCGTGACGACCGATGTGCTGGTCATCGGCGCGGGCCCCGCCGGTCTGCAGGCGGCGCTCTCGGCCCGACAGACCAGCGCAGATGTTCTTTTGATTGATGAGCGCGCAAGCCTTGGCGGCCAGTATTTCAAGCAGCTCTCACCGGCCTATACAACGGCAAAGGGCATCGCACCCGATAAACAAATGCAGGCAGGTCGGTCGCTGATAGAGACGTTAGTAAAAGCTGATGTAAAGCCTTGGCATAACACGCTCGTTTGGGGCGCGTTTCGAGAGCATCCCGACCAGATACAGATCGGCGTTGAACGAGAGGGTGTCGCTTTGATTATCGAGCCCCGGGCCGTTGTTATCGCGACCGGTGCCACCGAACGGCCGTATCCCGTGCCTGGCTGGACACTGCCCGGCGTCATGACCACGGGAGGGTTGCAAACCCTGCTACGTTCCTATCGAACGGCGCCCCCGGGGCCCGTACTGGTCGCTGGTAACGGGCCACTCAATCTACAGGTTGCTGCAGAGCTGGTCTCTGCAGGCGTGGAAGTGGCGGGCGTTGTGGAAAGCGCCAAGCTCACGTCCCCGACCGCGCTTGCTCAAACGGGTCAAGCGACGCGTCACGCGCCTACGTTGATAGGTGCCGGGCTTGGCTACCTGCTGACGCTCAAACGAGCCCGTGTCCCCATTTTCGATGGCTACACGGTCGCGGCGATCGAAGGGGATGGCGAGGTCGAAAGCGTGGTTCTCGCCCCGGTAACCTCGACAGGGGAGCTTGGCGAATCGACCCGACGCCTTCGGGTGAAAGCGATAGGTCTTGGATACGGTTTTCAACCGCAGGCCGAAATTGGTCGGCTGCTGGGTGTCGAACATTTCTATGCGCCCGCCATGGCCTCTGTTACCAAAGTGCTTTCGGCAGATAGGGCGCAAGACGGTAGCTGCAATGTGCCCGGCGTTTTCATCGCCGGTGAGGCGGGTGGCTTTGGCGGTGCTC
The window above is part of the Halomonas sp. GD1P12 genome. Proteins encoded here:
- the dapA gene encoding 4-hydroxy-tetrahydrodipicolinate synthase; translated protein: MSQFAGTYSVLITPFDDDLNVDVERLRSFIDWQIEQGIHGLIPLGSTGEFLSMTDEERRLVAKTVIDQTAGRVPVLVGTGAENTNDVVRYSREAEELGADGLMIIPPFYSCPTEDELYHHYKQVSDAVSLPIMIYNNPNAANVDMQPETVARLAEIENVAYIKESTLEITRVRDILRLCGDKIGVFGGVLGFESYVEGAIGWVAVGSNVMPAEFADLYTATVVEKDLDRAREVYHRILPVIDFVFGHRYVSGTKALLESMGKSVGHPRPPRLPSPAEDKAWADRIVRTLSLK
- a CDS encoding CoA-acylating methylmalonate-semialdehyde dehydrogenase; amino-acid sequence: MDLVAHLINGESVQSATTLDVTNPSTGEVIRQVAEGRREDVERAIAAAQAAFPAWRDTPPAKRAQVMYRFKQLLEDDAERLVRLVSEEHGKTPEDALGELKRGIENVEYACGVPELLKGEYSHNVGPGIDAWSNFQPLGVVAGITPFNFPAMVPLWMYPMAIACGNTFVLKPSEKDPSAAHAVAALLKEAGLPDGVMNVVHGGREAVETLLDAKAVKAISFVGSTPVAEAIYSRGTANGKRVQALGGAKNHAVVLPDADLENAANTLMGAAFGSCGERCMAISVAVCVGDETADRLVETMLPKIRDLKVGPGTDKGLDMGPLVTAEHRDKVLSYIADGVNAGARLTADGRELSVKGHENGYFVDGCLFDHVTADMRIYREEIFGPVLCVVRVGSLDDAMALINDHEYGNGTCLFTRDGEAARRFTDGIEVGMVGVNVPLPVPVAYHSFGGWKRSLFGDLHAYGPDSVRFYTRRKAVSQRWPSVSEATRAEFSFPANQS
- a CDS encoding TRAP transporter substrate-binding protein produces the protein MKNSMAFGIALFTATCSTFSWAETLTLTAGHSANLSEPYQKGLEKFAEVVERETNGEVTVQIFPNNQLGNEREMIEGVLMNTLDIAVPTNGVLTNFVSELSLFDLPFLFDDRQHMYEVLDGEVGNRLASSMQENGFRLLGFYEAGVRHIVTQAPVNSIEDLDRQSIRTMQIPAHVAAFNEFGANATPLAYSELYAALESGVVDGAEAAFTNYQAQRFYEVAPYLAEVSWTTLVADLVMSEQRFQSLPENVQQALLVAGQESAEYERQVYADMDARIREELLSAGVEFTQPDLAPFRERSQAVYDEFVDTDQKQELLDEIEQLR
- a CDS encoding TetR/AcrR family transcriptional regulator; this encodes MPRTQEEIRQTNVKNILQAAERLFAEKGYAGASMGEIAALAGLPKSNVHYYFSTKKALYQEVLLALLELWKQDALCFELYDDPRVVLSTYIRAKMNHSRYRAHGSKIWAMEVMQGAPILGKRLRENLFDWAKLKEARISEWVKTKQIAPVEPSHLLYMIWASTQHYADFDYQIGLLNGDQPLDDLQFEKAVQTVTSVILRGIGLTS
- a CDS encoding TRAP transporter large permease is translated as MITVILLFLVLLILGAPIVFTMGVSASLVLMGEGIPSSIISQRLFAGLDSFTIMAIPFFVLSGLLMERGGIAKRMIDFATALVGWIRGSLLLVSVVSGTGLAAVSGSGSADTAATASLMLPEMRRRRYDIDFAAGLMAAAGSLGPVIPPSIMMIVLASVGNVSVGDMFIAGVVPGFLMALGLLLAGYFHARRHGGVYSQVQPFSLRELGSTALKAIPAFLMPLIIIGGIIGGVFTPTEAASVAVATGLLVGLLIYRELKLRDLPGLILRAASISASVMMIIAVANIFSWLVAREGVPQLLVEFLQSVSDNPLIFLAMLNVGLIFIGMFMESIAAILILVPVLMPVAQSYGIDPLHLGVVIIINLSIGMVTPPYGITLFVASSIAQRPIMRVASKIVLPLSFMIAVLLLVTYVPYIVTALPDFFRTR
- a CDS encoding RES family NAD+ phosphorylase translates to MSFTRTALQWRPSYRVVPSRFPPIDLFERVAEPDDWSLLNQLEGETSARLREEAGAIHMVPASDRRYGPGWTPIMAAFCHFSGQGSRFSNGSFGVYYCARTEATAIAETRYHMERFMKDSNEPPMQLQQRVYLSDLQGELFDLRDNPEAAPLLNPESWQAGQAFGLRLREDGADGIVYPSVRETGGECAAVLRPPVMSATRQGRHLGYEWDGERIRHVLELTWVN
- a CDS encoding TRAP transporter small permease gives rise to the protein MIRLNSPAYRELIMPPLMQWAERLLQCVRLLISACVIVLFAYMVIAILTLVAGRYIFDFSIAGAAESATFAQIWVIFLAAGLAMRERLHIGVDILYEALPDILKRVTALLILVLGSWFLWLAILGSQRLLQIGQMQTSSALGIPMWIPYLSLPVGLGYFFLEFLIAYLKKIFFKTPIDNAGKDKKGATS
- a CDS encoding GntR family transcriptional regulator; translation: MFLALNDSEHGERAEKGGLSSVAYEAIMRMILARELSGGDIIQERRLADELDMSRTPVREALRRLEAEGWLVRLNARTIGVKKIAINEYVAALQVRELLEPEAASLAATKCGTPMINEWAKKLDAIRYSKQAGLKQQWEFDQTLHMGIAQATGNEVLFKIISELRKTTQIFENQTLPARSFPGYDAHLAIIEAIVTGDSDKARQAMRLHLRETRKNIFEAI
- a CDS encoding aspartate aminotransferase family protein, which encodes MTDLSTGASPLSAEAESPSAKLNHHYWMPYSGNRDFRANPRVITGAEGRYYIDDQGRKLFDSLSGLWTCGAGHNREEIQKAVSKQLGTLDFAPGFQIGHPLAFELAEKIASLTPQGLDHVFFTNSGSDAADTSIKMAKAYWRLKGRPEKTRLIGRAKGYHGVNIGGTSLGGIGGNRKHYGQLMDVTHLPHTLQAGHAFTRGQAETGAELADALLDQIALHDASNIAAVIVEPMSGSAGVIVPPKGYLDRLRQICTEHDILLIFDEVITAFGRSGARTGAEAFGVTPDIMNVAKQVTNGAVPMGAVIASSEIFDTFMHGGGPAHAIEFPHGYTYSAHPVACAAGLASLEMLEREDFPAQVRGIAAAFEEKLHALKGRPHVVDIRNYGLAGAIQLAPRAGDPTIRPRDAHLALWEAGFYVRFGGDTLQFGPPFGTTEAELERLFDAVATTLDALA
- a CDS encoding antitoxin Xre-like helix-turn-helix domain-containing protein codes for the protein MAITTMSVEERRNMSASVMRTYPNIVRDWQLKEHDAALLLGVPDATYRRWKQAPDKARLDQSQMERMSLILGIYKALQILLPRSDAADTWLRRANQNPLFSGQPPLDRLRSGLVSDLYVVRQHLDGARGAGHA